From Spirochaetota bacterium, a single genomic window includes:
- a CDS encoding NADPH:quinone oxidoreductase family protein: MKAIRVSATGPSNVLEYVDVPTPEPGPEQVLVRTESISVNYADVRMRQGLYPEMPPLPFTPGIEASGTVEAVGSQITNLEPGRKVIVMGGECYAEYVKAGPFSVVPVPEGVDMDAAAVFPTTYLTSHLMLHHFGRVESGQTALLYPAAGGIGTAMGQLAKLAGIEVIGLTDSPEKAAYAKSQGIAHIIDYKKENVPARVMELTGGKGVCLIMDHVAGPKFSDNFDMLAPLGQVIWLGSIGGDLPADMAARFNRHFMKGISMRSFHLGGTAKADPMAVFNALVTLLGHLREGKIRPVIHRSFPLAEASKAHDLLESGTVTGKLVLRP, translated from the coding sequence ATGAAAGCGATACGAGTGAGTGCAACAGGGCCATCGAACGTGCTGGAATACGTCGATGTCCCCACGCCCGAGCCCGGCCCCGAACAGGTGCTTGTCCGCACGGAATCGATCTCGGTGAACTATGCCGATGTGCGCATGCGGCAGGGCCTCTATCCCGAAATGCCGCCTTTGCCCTTCACTCCCGGCATCGAGGCGAGCGGCACCGTGGAGGCCGTCGGAAGCCAGATAACGAACCTTGAGCCCGGGCGGAAGGTCATCGTGATGGGAGGCGAGTGCTACGCCGAGTACGTCAAGGCCGGGCCGTTCTCCGTAGTGCCCGTGCCCGAGGGAGTGGACATGGACGCGGCCGCCGTGTTCCCGACCACTTATCTCACTTCGCACCTGATGCTGCACCACTTCGGCCGCGTTGAATCGGGACAGACGGCGCTGCTCTATCCGGCCGCCGGCGGCATCGGTACCGCGATGGGACAGCTTGCGAAACTTGCCGGCATCGAGGTGATCGGTCTTACCGACAGCCCCGAAAAGGCCGCGTACGCGAAGAGCCAGGGCATCGCCCACATCATCGACTATAAAAAAGAAAACGTACCGGCGCGGGTGATGGAGCTTACCGGCGGTAAGGGCGTTTGTCTCATCATGGACCATGTGGCCGGGCCGAAGTTCAGCGACAACTTCGACATGCTCGCGCCGCTTGGACAGGTGATCTGGTTAGGCAGCATCGGCGGCGACCTGCCCGCCGACATGGCCGCGCGCTTCAACCGCCATTTCATGAAGGGGATATCGATGAGGAGCTTCCACCTTGGCGGCACGGCCAAAGCGGACCCCATGGCCGTCTTCAACGCACTGGTGACGCTTCTCGGCCACCTGAGGGAGGGTAAAATACGGCCGGTAATCCATCGATCCTTTCCCCTTGCCGAAGCATCGAAGGCGCACGACCTTCTGGAAAGCGGCACGGTGACCGGCAAACTCGTTCTCAGGCCCTGA